AGCCCTCGTATTCTGACGTGGGCCTGCCCGAGGCTGACGTCGATCGGCAGGTCGTACAGCCGCAGCGCCTCCTCGGCATAGCGCTGAAGCTGTTCGGGCTGGTTGAGATAGTCGTCCGCGAGATCCGGATCGTATCGGTAGAGGTCCTGCCAGTCGATATGAAGCGAGCGCTGCTCGTTGGGGTATCGCTGCGCAAGCTGCTTGATTTCGTTGTCGTAGTAGTTGCGGAAGAACTGCTCGAATGCGTCGACGAGTTCCGTATTTCCCGCTTGCGCCATTGGACACTCTTAGGAGCGCCATCGGGTATAAATGGTGGCAAAGCGGAGCGAAACTGATCGGCCACGTCTCGAGTCGTCTCGATCGAATCGTCTGCGGGCATCTCGGTTCGCGTGTTCGACGCCCCTCTCGTTCCGAACAGCGTTCGCTCACCTCGAGTGTGGAGCGACCGGCAAAACTGAGTTTCCCTCCGAGGCGCGACACCGCGTCCGATAATCGCCGCCAGCAAGCTACTGGGGGCGCACACGCCGCATTCCTGTATTCCCGTGGGCCGTTGCGGCCACACATACGTTTTCGACTACTGGGTTATGTAGGTGCGGCCAATCTGTTTTGGTCATCACCGATGATAGTCGGATTGCCGATCGTTTTACAGGAGGCACAGCGCAATGCCACGGCCTTCAGGCCGTGGATACGCGCGTAAGCCTGATGAATCCACATCTCGTAGTTAGTAACACCGGAGTTCCCACGTTGAGAAATGCCGTCTTCGACGGCACCACGACTTTGTCGTGACTTCTCGCGTGGTAACAAATCCGACTGACTCAGTCCGCCACGTCCCGGCCAACTGGTCGGACGCCAATGGCGGTACCCAGCAGGCTGAACACCCTGTCGCTGAACGGAACGCGGTGTTCCGTGTTGAAGCGCCCAGCGCGTCCGGGTGGGAAGGCCCCATTGACAGGGCTGTACGCGCTGCAACGCACGTCCTTGGTCACAACTGGACGGCGACTGTCGAAGGGAGGACGCGAAAGCGTACTTCACTCCCGAGGAAACGCGCAACCTTGAACTCCGCTTCGCGGATTCCCGCGACTTCAGGCGCGGGAGGATGTCAATCGTGTTCCGCTTCGCCGAGTTCGGTGGAGGCGACGCCGAGCGTCGCGATCGAGCGGATGGCCTCTTCGACGGTAATATCGACATCGTAGACGTGCTCGGTGGGCATATGCATCACGAACCCGTTGGTTGTCGGATTCGGCCCCAGCGGAACCATGACGGTCACCATCGTGCCGTCGTCGACGCGTTCTTCAACCACTTGCGGGGTATCCGCGGTGAGAAAAGCCAGCATGTAGGCGTCCCGATGGGGAAACTCGACGAGTTTCACGTCCTTGAACTGCTCCGTATCGTCGTCGAGCAACATGGTACTGGCCCGGCGGACGCTCTCGTAGACCGTGCTGATTCCGGGGATGGTCTCCATCGTCGCGTGAACGCGTTTCGAGATGTACCGACCGGGTGTGTACTCCGCGACGATGCCGATCACGACGAAGAACGCGATCAACGAGAGGAGCGTCACCAACTGGACGACCGCCGTCGGCGGATCGTTCGGCAGAACGTAGATGATTCCCTGGACGATCGGCGAGAGCACGCCGAGGATGAAATCGACGACGACGAGCAACACCAGGAGCGTAATCACCAGCGGAATCGCGATCGCGATCCCGTTGATGAGCCAGCGCTTGAAGAGGGCGTTCGGGCCGCCTCGAGGCTCCGGCATGGGTTCTGGGTAAACAGGTGTGGTTACGAAGTCGTTCGGCTTGCAGGGACCGTCGCGTTGGGTGATGGATCCGGATCACGGGACGGTTTCGGCTGCATCGAGGTCTTCTCTCCGTCGCTCGAGTACTCGCGACCGTTCTCGATACCCAATCGGTGCGCCGAGCTTATCTGATGTGTAAAACGAGTACAATTCCACACAGACTGTAAACTATCCAGAACTGACCCAAACGAAAGACGGGTACAAAGGGGCTGGATCGGTCAGTATCGGTACGGTATGTGCGGCGACGAACCGCGGCGGGCGGTAGCCCAGTGCGTCGCTTGTGATGCGGTTTTCGCGGCCAGTATTGCCCCGGATGGCTCGATTCGAAGTATCGCCCCGACGGCTGTAGCTGTGGTGGACGGGAGTTCGTTCTGTTATTCGAGTGGGTGGTGTACTCGAGGCCTGCTGATGGTTGCATACGGGTGACTCGAGCGAGAGACAGTCCTCTCCCGTCGCTACGTGGGTGGTACTCTCAGAAGGGTTTCGTCGACGGACCAGGGACGGTCACGGATTCACCGCTCACGAGCTTGTTCGCGGCAGTAATATGGGATCGCCCGGATTTTCACCAACGGAAAACGCTCGCTCTCGCTTCGCTCGAGCGCTGCGACTTCCGAGGTTCAAATCGGGCTCTTTCAGATTCCTGCTGCTCGCGAGTTTGTTCGCGGCAGTAATATGGGATCGCCCGGATTTGAACCGGGGTCACGGGCACCCAAGGCCCGAAGTATACCAAGCTAACCCACGATCCCGTACCTCCCTCTAACTGGTGCACTGCATAAAGGGTTTCGTTACGCACCGAACGGTTTTACCGGTCGAGGTGATACCGCCGAGCAGATGACTGGTCCCGAAATCCTCCTCCTCGTCCTCGTTCTCGTGGGTGTACTCCTCGCGGCGACGATCGTCCGCGCGATTAGCCCCTTCATCGTCAATGCGGTCGTCGGCTTGCTCGTTCTGTTCCTCGCCAACGCGGTGTTCGCGCTCCCCATCGCAGTAACGCCGGTCGTCCTCTTGATCGTCGCCCTGGGCGGCGTTCTCGGTGCGATCGCCGTGATCGTCCTCGCGCTGTTCGGCATCGCGTTCGTCCCCTAAAACGAGTCTCGCACGCGTCAGTAGCTCTCCGTCGAATCTGTCGCGTCGTCACTTCTCCAGAATCCGAGCAATCTCTTCGTCGGTCGCCTCGGCCGTCGGCGTCGGCTCGAGTTCGATCGTCCCCGCCGCGCCGTCGTTCCACTCCGCGAGCAGATCGGCGACCTCCTCGTCGGTCGCCTCCGGGAGCGAGTCTTCAGCGTCCTCGTCGGCGACGACGGCATCGAAGACCGTTCCGAACGTGGAGACGACCCGATCCTCGTGGCGCGTCGGATCGAAGTGGAAGTGCGCGGAGGCGTCGACGCTCGCGAGTCGGTTCGTGAGCACGTGTGCAAACTGGAAGACGCGCTTGGGAGCGGAACTACACAGGAGCGCGTCCAGCGAGTCGAAACAGACCGTGATCTGTTCGTCCGTATCCTCCCAGTGTTTGCAGAACCGACTGATTGCGACGCCGATTTCTCCGAGATCGGTCGGGTCGCAGACGGAGTCGACGACGACAGTGTCAGTGAAGTCGGGATCCGCGTCGCCGGTGTTGTGCAACAGGTTCCCGACTCGCAGCAGTCCGACCGTTCCCTCGACGTTGCCTGAATCCGGTTCGGCCGGCTGGTCGTCGCCGAACGTCACTTTGAGTTCGGCTGTGGGGCCGTGGTCGTGACGGAGTTCGGCGCAGGCGTCGGACTTGCTGTGGGTCGAGTGAACGAGCAAGACGTTCGCCTGCGGGTCGATCTCGGCGAGGGGGTCGGGCTCCATTGATCTCGTCGGGGGTGCTCCCCGTGCTGATAGCTGCATGGGCACTCTCGTTCTTTACCGTTCCGGCCGCTGATACGTTCCTCAAAAGGGTTCCGGCCGGCCTCGCGTGGGTGTGACTCTCGGACGTGGTCAGGAACCGAATCGGTTCGACGGCGCACTCGAGGTCGCCCTACAGATCGTCGTCTCGGAGCTCGAGGTCGGCGACGAGTTCGTAGGGGTGGGCGTCCTTCCGAATGCCGTCGAGCAGCGCGAACGCGTCGCCGGGGTCGAGGAAGTGTCTCGTGATGACTCGTCCAAGCGGCGTGGGTTCGAAGCCGTCGATGAAGTCGTACTGTAGCAGCTTCCCGATGGCGTGTTTCGTCGGAACGTCACCGAGCATGCGATCGTTGAGCGCCTTCGCGGCTTTCCCGCCGACCGTAATGTTCGCGAGCGTCTCCTCGACGGCTGCGCCCTCGTCGTAGTGGGTCATCACCGATTCCATGTCTCCCTTTAACAGTTTGAAGGCGACCTCGTCTTCGCTCATTTCCATTGAGTTGTGGTACGCGCAGTCGGGTTCGACGAGGATGTACACCGTCCCCTCGTCGTGATAGTCCGGCCGACCCGCGCGGCCGAGCATCTGGTGGAACTCCTGTACTGAGAGCCACTCGATCCCCATCGCCAGCGAGTCGAAGATGACCTGGGAGGCCGGGAAGTCGACCCCCGCCGCGAGGGCTGCGGTCGTGACGACCGCGGACAACTCCTGCTCGCCGAACTGGCGTTCGACCTGCTTTCGCTTTCGGTAGTCCAGCCCCGCGTGGTACGGCGCGGCGGAGTACTCGAGCTTTCGCGAGATTTCGTGACACCGTCGCCGGGAGTTCGTGAAGATGATCGTCTGCCCGCGATACCCCTTCGAGGACTCGGTGTCGAACGCGCGTTTGACGAGTTTGTTCTCGATACGAACCTTCTCCTGGCCGTCGGCGAACGTGACGTGGCGCTCGATCGGCACCGGGCGCTCCTCGAACTCGATGAGTTTCGCCTCGAGCGCCGTCGCTAACTGCTCGGGGTTGCCGACGGTCGCGGAGAGGTAGACCCACTGTGCGCCGTCGTAGCTATCACGCCGCTTCGCTCGCTGTTCGCAGGTGTACTTCAACCGCGAGATGAGGCCGTCCAGTCGATGCCCCCGTTCTTCCTCTTTGAGCGTGTGCACCTCGTCGATGACGACGGTCCCGATGTCGCCCATGTCTTTGCCCGTCCGCAGGGCGTGGTCGATCCCCTCGTAGGTGCCGACGATGACGTCGGCGTTGGGATCGAACTGGTTGCCGTTGTCCGAAATCCGACTCGCGCCCACGCGAATCGAGACGTCGACAAGGTGGCCGTACTCGTCCTGGAAATCCTCGTACTTCTGGTTCGCCAGTGCAACGAGCGGGACGAGAAAGAGCATCTTGCCTTTCCCCTCGAGCACGCGGTCGATCCCGGACATCTCGCCGACGAGCGTCTTCCCGGTTGCCGTCGCCGAGACCACCATCTGATCGTCACCGTCGAGCAGTCCGTGATCCACCGCGAGGCTCTGGACGGGCAACAGCGTCTCGAACCGGTCCTCGAGCAGGTTCTGGACGCCGGGATGCAGGTTCATCGAGTCCACCCGGACGGGGTCGACCTCGTCGGTCGTCGCCGAGATGGTATCGAATTTCGTCAGGTCGGGGTCGAGTTGCCCTTTCAGCAGGTTGACGATCCGTTCTAAGTCCTGGACCTCCATCATGAGATCCTCGAGGCGGTCCTTCGCCGCTCCCGTCACTTCGCCGCCGCCGGCGTAGCTCAACTGCCGTTCGAGCTGCTCGCGCGCACAGTCCTTGCAGATCCAGTCGTTGTCGTCCTTGATCGCGGTTTCCGTCGTAATCGGCGAGTAGCGGCCCGCGGAAGCGCAGTACCGGCAGGTACGGACGGTCTTGGTTTTGTCCTCGAGCTGGTAGCCGCCGAACATCTCGGTGAGTTCCTGGCGGCCCGTTCGCGAGGTCTGTTCCGAGATACGGATCCGTTTCGCTCGGCGAGCGAGTTCGACGAACTCGTCTGGCTGGCGGGGCTCCTCGCTCGAGCCATCTTTCAGTCGGAACTTCGCGGGGCGGGGGCCAGCCGAGGTTTCCGACAGCCCGAGCTTCGCCCGGAACAGCCGCTGTCCGTCACGTTCGACGACGATGAGATAGTCGTTGCCGATCTCGTGACAAAAGATCGTCTCGACCTCCTGGACCTGCTTCGACACGACAACAGATAGTCGCGTGGCGTACTTGAGCGATTCGGACTTTCTGTGCCGCCTGATAACACGGCCCGTTGGACTGTCTCGAGACGGGCGAAAATCGGTGCCCGAAGCGAACGGTCGCGGAGTCTACAGGCGGAGCAGGCCGAGTGCCTCGGGGCTTGACCCCGAGGCGGTTCACAGCAGTCCGTACAGCGGGACGACAGCGAACCACGCGATGTAGCTCAGTGATGCGATCATCAACCCGTCGATGCGCTGTGCGCCCGCCGCCTCGTCCAGTCGACGGCGGAGCAACCAGCAGATCCCCAGCGCATGGGGGACAGAAAGGA
Above is a window of Natronorubrum tibetense GA33 DNA encoding:
- a CDS encoding DUF7504 family protein translates to MEPDPLAEIDPQANVLLVHSTHSKSDACAELRHDHGPTAELKVTFGDDQPAEPDSGNVEGTVGLLRVGNLLHNTGDADPDFTDTVVVDSVCDPTDLGEIGVAISRFCKHWEDTDEQITVCFDSLDALLCSSAPKRVFQFAHVLTNRLASVDASAHFHFDPTRHEDRVVSTFGTVFDAVVADEDAEDSLPEATDEEVADLLAEWNDGAAGTIELEPTPTAEATDEEIARILEK
- a CDS encoding DUF502 domain-containing protein yields the protein MPEPRGGPNALFKRWLINGIAIAIPLVITLLVLLVVVDFILGVLSPIVQGIIYVLPNDPPTAVVQLVTLLSLIAFFVVIGIVAEYTPGRYISKRVHATMETIPGISTVYESVRRASTMLLDDDTEQFKDVKLVEFPHRDAYMLAFLTADTPQVVEERVDDGTMVTVMVPLGPNPTTNGFVMHMPTEHVYDVDITVEEAIRSIATLGVASTELGEAEHD
- a CDS encoding pro-sigmaK processing inhibitor BofA family protein — protein: MTGPEILLLVLVLVGVLLAATIVRAISPFIVNAVVGLLVLFLANAVFALPIAVTPVVLLIVALGGVLGAIAVIVLALFGIAFVP
- a CDS encoding DEAD/DEAH box helicase — translated: MSKQVQEVETIFCHEIGNDYLIVVERDGQRLFRAKLGLSETSAGPRPAKFRLKDGSSEEPRQPDEFVELARRAKRIRISEQTSRTGRQELTEMFGGYQLEDKTKTVRTCRYCASAGRYSPITTETAIKDDNDWICKDCAREQLERQLSYAGGGEVTGAAKDRLEDLMMEVQDLERIVNLLKGQLDPDLTKFDTISATTDEVDPVRVDSMNLHPGVQNLLEDRFETLLPVQSLAVDHGLLDGDDQMVVSATATGKTLVGEMSGIDRVLEGKGKMLFLVPLVALANQKYEDFQDEYGHLVDVSIRVGASRISDNGNQFDPNADVIVGTYEGIDHALRTGKDMGDIGTVVIDEVHTLKEEERGHRLDGLISRLKYTCEQRAKRRDSYDGAQWVYLSATVGNPEQLATALEAKLIEFEERPVPIERHVTFADGQEKVRIENKLVKRAFDTESSKGYRGQTIIFTNSRRRCHEISRKLEYSAAPYHAGLDYRKRKQVERQFGEQELSAVVTTAALAAGVDFPASQVIFDSLAMGIEWLSVQEFHQMLGRAGRPDYHDEGTVYILVEPDCAYHNSMEMSEDEVAFKLLKGDMESVMTHYDEGAAVEETLANITVGGKAAKALNDRMLGDVPTKHAIGKLLQYDFIDGFEPTPLGRVITRHFLDPGDAFALLDGIRKDAHPYELVADLELRDDDL